The Desulfovibrio sp. UIB00 genome has a window encoding:
- a CDS encoding bacteriohemerythrin codes for MVFISHAFAFAMLVIFAVVGKIDGLLWLALGGVAACLVVDAIIWLRALAEARQMREQMDEVASRAGESGGANNLERLAYCLGRLRSTEDNLAAERQRTAGLEGNNAALQAKLQAAQAENAALVEKFEKGDAVLHKAHTVCAKLSAEAQNLATLVTEVNQGVAVQRDRLNETGGAMDTVSQGAHESSMRVREISENAQTASGSASASKEQVDGAVSSIEQLKNTIVQLKEAMAGLGEKASNIGKVMAVINEVADQTNLLALNAAIEAARAGEAGRGFAVVADEVRKLAEKTMGATREVEDAVKAIQHEAHRNAETVDAAARLSLEGASSASVAGERMREILETMSGTALHLQAVAATAGVQSENIEDANKALDEIRIVAEQTSGNMKVFTAALLAFQGGMEELDMIVGALASGDYDRASSSKFVQWTRNMDLGINDIDSQHRLLVDYINELHSAMTNNSSAQEMLGILRKLRDYTSTHFRDEEKHFVHTDYPSIKEHLQIHRDFEAKVNEVEQGLKQGTITLSMDLLSFLKDWLVEHIMGMDAQYAPYVKKAARLGTTRKGRVA; via the coding sequence ATGGTTTTTATTTCCCATGCGTTTGCTTTTGCCATGCTGGTTATTTTCGCGGTTGTTGGAAAAATTGACGGATTGTTGTGGCTTGCCTTGGGCGGCGTGGCTGCCTGCCTGGTGGTTGATGCAATTATATGGCTACGCGCCCTGGCTGAGGCCAGGCAAATGCGCGAGCAGATGGATGAGGTCGCCAGCCGCGCTGGCGAATCCGGCGGCGCAAATAATCTGGAACGCCTTGCCTATTGCCTTGGGCGGCTGCGTTCGACGGAAGATAATCTGGCTGCCGAGCGGCAACGCACTGCCGGGCTTGAAGGCAACAATGCGGCGCTTCAGGCAAAGCTGCAAGCGGCGCAGGCCGAAAATGCGGCCTTGGTTGAGAAATTTGAAAAGGGCGATGCCGTGCTGCACAAGGCGCATACTGTTTGCGCCAAACTCTCTGCCGAAGCACAGAACCTCGCAACTCTGGTTACAGAAGTGAACCAGGGGGTTGCCGTGCAGCGCGACCGCCTGAACGAAACCGGCGGCGCTATGGATACGGTCTCTCAGGGTGCTCACGAATCATCCATGCGTGTGCGCGAGATTTCGGAAAACGCGCAAACGGCCAGCGGCAGCGCATCTGCGAGCAAGGAGCAGGTTGACGGCGCTGTTAGTTCCATTGAGCAACTCAAAAATACCATTGTGCAGCTCAAGGAAGCCATGGCGGGGCTTGGAGAAAAAGCCAGTAATATCGGCAAGGTGATGGCTGTCATCAATGAAGTTGCCGACCAGACCAACCTGCTGGCCCTTAACGCAGCCATTGAGGCAGCGCGGGCTGGCGAGGCCGGGCGCGGTTTTGCCGTTGTGGCCGACGAAGTGCGCAAACTTGCGGAAAAAACCATGGGAGCCACGCGGGAAGTTGAAGACGCCGTAAAGGCCATTCAGCATGAGGCCCACCGCAATGCCGAAACAGTGGATGCCGCCGCGCGCCTCAGCCTTGAAGGCGCCAGTTCCGCCTCTGTGGCTGGCGAGCGCATGCGCGAAATTCTGGAGACCATGTCCGGTACAGCCCTGCATTTGCAGGCTGTGGCCGCCACCGCCGGAGTGCAGTCGGAAAATATTGAAGACGCCAATAAAGCCCTGGACGAAATCCGCATAGTGGCGGAGCAGACCTCCGGCAATATGAAGGTGTTTACTGCTGCACTGCTGGCATTTCAGGGCGGCATGGAAGAACTGGACATGATTGTAGGCGCTCTGGCAAGCGGCGACTATGATCGTGCATCTTCAAGCAAGTTTGTGCAGTGGACGCGTAATATGGATCTTGGCATAAATGATATAGACAGCCAGCATCGCCTGCTTGTTGACTATATTAACGAGCTGCACAGCGCCATGACCAATAACAGCAGCGCGCAAGAGATGCTTGGCATTCTGCGCAAGCTCCGTGACTACACAAGTACTCACTTCAGGGATGAAGAAAAGCACTTTGTTCACACCGATTACCCTTCCATCAAGGAACATCTTCAGATTCACCGCGACTTTGAGGCCAAGGTCAATGAGGTGGAGCAGGGCCTCAAGCAGGGAACAATAACCCTGAGCATGGATCTGCTGTCCTTCCTAAAAGACTGGCTTGTGGAGCACATTATGGGCATGGATGCGCAGTACGCGCCCTATGTCAAAAAAGCTGCCAGGCTTGGCACGACCCGCAAGGGGAGAGTTGCCTGA
- a CDS encoding EAL domain-containing protein has translation MTASQPNLRSESERSKSSRLHSRKQLWVIAAINLLVLGIIIFALVGSRQQELDKASNTLESVSRSIDDVLSWRFEKINLALLGAVDEAQQQALSGDVSWERFETYGKNLDERLPDTLGFLLTNTQGRVVYASPRALSGEMSITNADHFVQLRNNPSPGLVISHPFYSQLWTRPIIVLSMRYLLPDGSFGGVVACAVSIDMFSDIMASAVIVGTSAVATLWDKKLGLVTQYPRGRFWLDAKPSPPLRKLIEHDAAPSVYQHRRADFGDKKRIAFYRKLRQWPLYLSIGLYEQAVLAKWRQDIISLGLLWIVCVFISFWSGMSYTRQLKALELGEKRYKGLFDNMQAGMALCEPVFAPDGKICDFKLVEINQAYCDVFKAEREDVIGKTLLQRISPKTSETARWVNPLIITAETGEPSHFEFYLAGNNLWADIVAYRSEDGIIAFLCTDISERKFAQARANRISQMYAALSRCNQAIVRCSGRNDLFAEVCRAAVEAGGMKGAWIGLVEKQTGNVQPVASFGLSNADLQKLDISVWASDPKGSGPTGCAIRNNESVWSDDTTTDPRLAPWWQLVRKTGFLSVGALPLRQRGEVVGNLTLYTNDAGTFDAEVRELLGEMALNVSFALDNFTWEEERRRNEARINELAYYDQLTGLANRPLLTDRIRQAVAVGMRTDKLSAMLFIDLDRFKTINDTLGHAHGDNLLKQVGQRLLAIVPADDTVARFGGDEFVLLLHGLSGNSEEAAEAVALVCRKILTAVREPIIVEGITCNCTASIGVALFGKQSITPDELLKQADLAMYQAKDAGRNTVRFFDPAMQQTVMERIELERDLEEAIRLEQFVLYYQPLISVDDTVFGAEALIRWQHPKRGIVPPADFIPLAEENGMIARIGAWVVREACSQLGRWAEIPEFSNLTIAINVSARQFRESDFVRDVTAAVRQTGIDPGLLKLELTESQLAVNMQEIIASMVKLSNLGIRFSLDDFGTGYSSMTYLKLLPLDQLKIDRSFIRDLLTDPNDAAIASIIIALSQSLGLTTVAEGVENREQKRALLNMGCTLFQGYLFSVPLAVKDFERYLALRNAATAADGHDNQAEQPESAEQTDSAEQAAADEGRGTA, from the coding sequence ATGACTGCTTCCCAGCCAAACCTTCGTTCAGAGTCTGAACGCAGCAAATCATCCCGGCTGCATTCCCGCAAGCAGCTATGGGTCATTGCCGCAATCAATTTGCTTGTTCTGGGCATTATCATTTTTGCCCTTGTAGGCAGCAGGCAGCAGGAACTCGACAAAGCCTCCAACACGCTTGAAAGTGTTTCCCGATCCATTGATGATGTTCTTTCCTGGCGTTTTGAGAAAATCAATCTTGCCCTGCTGGGCGCAGTTGATGAAGCGCAACAGCAGGCACTGAGCGGCGATGTCTCCTGGGAACGTTTTGAAACATACGGTAAAAATCTTGATGAGCGCTTGCCGGACACCCTTGGCTTTTTGCTGACAAATACGCAGGGGCGGGTAGTGTACGCTTCTCCCCGCGCGCTTTCTGGCGAGATGTCCATCACCAACGCCGACCACTTTGTTCAGCTGCGCAATAATCCTTCCCCCGGGCTTGTTATTTCCCACCCATTTTACAGCCAGTTGTGGACGCGCCCCATCATTGTGCTTTCCATGCGCTATTTGTTGCCCGACGGTTCGTTTGGCGGCGTTGTGGCCTGCGCTGTCTCCATCGATATGTTTTCGGACATCATGGCTTCAGCCGTCATTGTGGGCACAAGCGCCGTGGCCACCCTGTGGGACAAAAAGCTTGGTCTTGTCACGCAGTACCCGCGCGGACGTTTCTGGCTTGACGCCAAGCCATCGCCCCCGTTGCGAAAACTTATTGAACACGATGCCGCCCCAAGCGTCTACCAGCACAGGCGTGCAGATTTTGGCGATAAAAAAAGGATCGCGTTTTATCGCAAGCTTCGCCAATGGCCTCTGTATCTTTCTATTGGCCTGTATGAGCAGGCCGTACTTGCCAAATGGCGGCAGGACATTATTTCACTGGGTTTATTATGGATAGTCTGCGTGTTTATTTCATTCTGGAGCGGCATGAGCTACACCCGTCAGCTCAAGGCACTTGAATTGGGCGAAAAACGCTACAAGGGCCTTTTTGACAATATGCAGGCAGGCATGGCCCTGTGCGAGCCGGTCTTTGCGCCAGATGGAAAAATTTGCGACTTCAAACTGGTTGAGATCAACCAGGCCTACTGCGACGTATTCAAGGCGGAGCGGGAAGATGTTATCGGCAAAACACTGCTGCAAAGAATCAGCCCCAAAACCAGCGAAACAGCCCGTTGGGTGAATCCGCTCATAATCACTGCGGAAACCGGTGAACCGTCTCATTTTGAATTTTACCTTGCTGGCAACAACCTGTGGGCAGATATTGTTGCCTATCGCTCAGAAGATGGAATCATAGCATTTCTGTGTACGGATATAAGTGAAAGAAAGTTTGCTCAGGCGCGGGCAAACCGTATTTCACAAATGTACGCGGCGCTCAGCAGATGCAATCAGGCCATTGTGCGCTGCTCTGGCAGAAACGACCTTTTTGCAGAGGTCTGCCGGGCTGCTGTGGAAGCTGGCGGCATGAAGGGAGCCTGGATAGGCCTTGTTGAAAAGCAGACAGGCAACGTGCAGCCCGTTGCGTCATTTGGCCTGAGCAATGCCGATCTGCAAAAGCTTGACATATCTGTATGGGCGTCTGACCCCAAAGGGTCCGGGCCAACTGGCTGCGCAATCCGAAACAACGAATCTGTCTGGTCAGACGACACCACAACTGACCCCAGGCTTGCGCCCTGGTGGCAGCTTGTGCGCAAAACGGGTTTTCTTTCTGTTGGGGCGCTCCCCTTGCGCCAACGGGGAGAAGTTGTTGGAAATTTGACACTCTACACCAACGATGCCGGAACCTTTGATGCAGAGGTGCGCGAACTCTTGGGGGAAATGGCCCTGAACGTCAGTTTTGCGCTGGATAATTTTACCTGGGAGGAGGAGCGTCGCCGCAACGAAGCCCGCATCAATGAGCTGGCCTACTACGATCAACTGACCGGTCTTGCCAACCGCCCCCTGCTTACGGACCGCATCCGGCAGGCAGTTGCGGTTGGCATGCGCACGGACAAGCTCAGCGCGATGCTGTTTATTGACCTCGACCGGTTTAAGACGATCAACGACACGCTTGGTCACGCACACGGAGACAATCTGCTCAAGCAGGTCGGGCAGCGCCTGCTTGCCATTGTTCCAGCAGACGACACTGTGGCGCGCTTTGGCGGCGACGAATTTGTTTTGTTATTGCACGGTCTGTCGGGTAACAGCGAGGAGGCGGCTGAGGCCGTGGCGCTTGTCTGCCGCAAAATTCTCACTGCCGTGCGCGAGCCAATTATTGTGGAGGGCATTACCTGCAACTGCACAGCCAGTATCGGCGTCGCCCTGTTCGGCAAGCAGAGCATCACTCCGGATGAATTGCTCAAGCAGGCGGACCTTGCCATGTATCAGGCTAAAGATGCCGGGAGAAATACCGTGCGTTTTTTTGATCCGGCCATGCAGCAAACCGTCATGGAGCGCATAGAGCTTGAGCGGGATCTTGAGGAAGCCATACGCCTTGAGCAGTTTGTGCTGTATTATCAGCCTCTGATCAGCGTGGATGACACTGTGTTTGGCGCAGAAGCGCTGATTCGCTGGCAACACCCCAAACGTGGTATTGTGCCGCCTGCCGATTTTATTCCCCTTGCGGAAGAAAACGGCATGATTGCCCGCATAGGGGCATGGGTGGTGCGGGAGGCATGCAGCCAGCTTGGGCGCTGGGCTGAGATACCCGAGTTCTCAAATCTGACAATTGCCATCAACGTAAGCGCCCGCCAGTTTCGTGAAAGTGATTTTGTACGAGATGTTACGGCAGCGGTGCGGCAAACTGGCATTGACCCCGGTCTATTGAAGCTGGAACTGACCGAAAGTCAGCTGGCCGTGAACATGCAGGAAATCATAGCGTCCATGGTCAAGCTGAGCAATCTGGGCATCCGGTTTTCGCTGGATGACTTTGGTACGGGCTATTCGTCCATGACGTATCTCAAGCTGCTCCCGCTGGATCAGCTCAAGATTGACCGTTCTTTCATTCGCGATCTGCTCACAGACCCCAACGATGCCGCCATCGCCAGCATTATCATCGCGCTTTCGCAAAGCCTTGGTTTAACCACCGTGGCCGAGGGCGTGGAAAACCGCGAGCAGAAAAGGGCACTGCTGAATATGGGCTGCACGTTGTTTCAGGGGTACCTGTTCAGCGTGCCGCTGGCGGTGAAGGACTTTGAGCGGTATCTGGCGCTCAGAAATGCAGCGACAGCCGCAGATGGGCATGACAATCAGGCCGAACAACCGGAGAGCGCTGAGCAGACCGACAGTGCTGAACAGGCAGCAGCGGACGAGGGCAGAGGAACCGCCTGA
- a CDS encoding replication-associated recombination protein A: MTVSKPLPERMRPDDLALFLGQTHLGDRLRSLMKSGRLPSLLFFGPPGCGKSTLALLLAKSSGKPYLRLSAPEAGLQHLRRSLTGVEILVLDELHRFSKAQQDFFLPLVESGELTLLATTTENPSFSVTRQLLSRLHVLRLRPLGRPELMELARRGAKDLQLEMTDDVADLLAGVSHGDARTLLNLVEYVGALPEDRRDLEHIKAALPEVLIRHDKDGDNHYELASALIKSIRGSDVDAALYYLACLLEGGEDPRFVCRRLILSASEDVGLADPDALGLAVACQQAVEFVGMPEGFIPLAETVTYLALAKKSNTSYAAYLNAAREVKLNGARPVPLHLRNPSTQLHKEWGYGKEYKYPHNYPESWIEQSYLPTELEGRRFYQPRENGEEPRLSQWWRKLHKIKKTDE, from the coding sequence GTGACCGTAAGCAAGCCGCTGCCGGAGCGCATGCGGCCTGATGATCTGGCGCTTTTTCTGGGTCAGACCCATCTTGGCGACCGCCTGCGCTCACTTATGAAGTCCGGGCGTTTGCCCAGCCTGCTTTTTTTCGGCCCGCCCGGCTGCGGCAAATCAACCCTGGCCCTGCTGCTGGCTAAATCATCCGGCAAGCCCTATCTGCGTTTGAGCGCGCCCGAGGCTGGCTTGCAGCATCTGCGGCGCTCGCTGACGGGTGTGGAAATTCTTGTGCTGGACGAACTGCACCGATTTTCCAAGGCGCAGCAGGACTTTTTTTTGCCGCTGGTGGAATCGGGCGAACTGACCCTGCTTGCCACAACCACGGAAAACCCCTCGTTCAGCGTCACGCGCCAGTTGCTTTCGCGCCTGCATGTGCTGCGGCTGCGTCCCCTGGGCCGCCCTGAGCTTATGGAGCTTGCCCGGCGCGGCGCAAAAGACCTGCAGCTTGAAATGACCGATGATGTGGCCGACCTGCTGGCCGGGGTTTCACACGGTGATGCCCGCACCCTGCTGAATCTTGTGGAGTATGTTGGCGCTCTGCCGGAAGACCGGCGCGATCTGGAGCATATCAAGGCGGCGCTGCCCGAAGTGCTTATCCGGCACGACAAGGACGGCGATAACCACTATGAACTGGCCTCGGCGCTCATCAAGTCCATTCGCGGCAGTGATGTGGATGCGGCCCTGTACTATCTGGCCTGCCTGCTTGAAGGCGGCGAAGACCCGCGCTTTGTATGCCGCCGCCTGATACTTTCCGCCTCCGAGGATGTGGGGCTGGCCGACCCGGACGCGCTGGGGCTGGCTGTGGCCTGCCAGCAGGCCGTGGAATTTGTGGGCATGCCGGAAGGGTTCATTCCGCTGGCGGAAACCGTCACCTATCTGGCTCTTGCCAAAAAGAGCAATACCTCCTACGCGGCCTATCTCAACGCCGCCCGCGAGGTCAAACTTAACGGAGCGCGCCCGGTGCCGCTGCATCTGCGCAATCCTTCTACCCAGTTGCACAAGGAATGGGGCTACGGCAAGGAATACAAGTATCCCCACAATTACCCGGAATCGTGGATCGAGCAGTCATATCTGCCGACAGAACTGGAAGGCCGCAGGTTCTACCAGCCGCGCGAAAATGGCGAAGAGCCACGACTCAGCCAGTGGTGGCGCAAACTGCATAAAATCAAAAAAACGGACGAATAG
- a CDS encoding diguanylate cyclase, with protein MPIQRANATKRTIKLLCSGLVWLILQALPGGACAFDTAIAHIGDVSLTPTEQTYLREHKKVTLCVDPDWVPYEQIDASGKHVGIAADLLALVADRTGLEFELVRTADWNESLAFSKSGQCKVLSFLNQTTERSEWLIFTSPLFSDPNVFITREEHHYISDPAALEHESIVFPEGTAMEGLIRERYPNLEIKLVRSEDEAMKMVSSRRSSMTMRSLMVAAYTIRKNGLFNLKIAGQLPMYMNHLRIGVSKSDVTLRNILDKGVMSITPQERGRVVNQHISINVQSAINPMWFLFGGGIGAVIALLWGYWTYRLRRLNAVLLHISNTDKLTGLANRQKLSGDMAEAMLRAHQREVPLSVLLLDVDNFKNVNDTFGHLAGDAVLQALSALAVDVMRPQDIAGRWGGEEFLVLLPETGANEAGEIAEKLRRRIEEFSFADGLHCTVSIGLAEMRPYDTQDSLIHRADTALYHAKRMGKNRVSVG; from the coding sequence ATGCCTATCCAACGAGCCAACGCGACCAAACGCACCATCAAATTATTGTGTAGCGGGCTTGTCTGGCTCATTTTGCAGGCATTGCCGGGTGGGGCATGCGCGTTTGATACGGCTATCGCTCATATTGGTGATGTGAGCCTCACCCCTACCGAACAGACCTACCTGCGCGAACATAAAAAAGTTACCCTGTGCGTTGACCCTGACTGGGTTCCCTATGAGCAGATAGACGCATCGGGCAAACACGTGGGCATTGCAGCCGATCTTCTGGCGCTGGTTGCAGACAGAACCGGCCTTGAGTTTGAACTGGTGCGCACCGCCGACTGGAATGAAAGCCTGGCTTTTTCCAAAAGCGGGCAGTGCAAGGTGCTGAGTTTTCTCAATCAGACCACAGAACGTAGCGAATGGCTTATCTTTACCTCGCCCCTGTTCAGTGACCCCAACGTGTTCATAACCCGCGAAGAACATCATTATATTTCTGATCCTGCAGCGCTTGAGCACGAATCCATCGTCTTTCCCGAAGGCACTGCAATGGAAGGTCTGATCAGGGAGCGCTATCCCAATCTTGAGATCAAGCTTGTGCGGTCAGAGGATGAGGCCATGAAAATGGTCTCAAGCCGCCGCAGCTCCATGACCATGCGTTCCCTGATGGTGGCCGCCTACACCATACGCAAAAATGGGCTGTTCAATCTGAAAATTGCCGGGCAATTGCCCATGTACATGAACCACCTGCGCATTGGCGTAAGCAAAAGTGATGTCACCCTGCGCAATATTCTGGACAAGGGCGTGATGTCCATAACACCGCAGGAACGGGGAAGGGTGGTAAATCAGCACATTTCCATCAATGTGCAGTCAGCCATCAACCCCATGTGGTTTCTTTTTGGCGGCGGGATAGGCGCTGTCATTGCCCTGCTCTGGGGTTACTGGACGTACCGGCTGCGACGGCTGAATGCAGTGCTGCTACATATTTCAAATACCGACAAGCTCACAGGCCTTGCCAACCGGCAAAAACTTTCTGGCGATATGGCCGAGGCCATGCTGCGTGCGCACCAGCGGGAAGTTCCTCTTTCCGTGCTGTTGCTGGATGTGGACAACTTCAAAAATGTCAACGATACCTTTGGGCATCTTGCTGGTGACGCAGTGTTGCAGGCCCTGAGCGCCCTGGCTGTCGATGTGATGCGCCCACAGGATATTGCCGGGCGTTGGGGTGGGGAGGAGTTTCTTGTGCTTTTGCCTGAAACAGGCGCCAATGAAGCCGGAGAAATTGCAGAAAAGCTCCGCCGCCGGATTGAAGAGTTCAGCTTTGCAGACGGCCTGCACTGTACAGTGAGCATTGGCCTTGCAGAAATGCGCCCCTATGATACCCAGGACAGCCTGATCCACAGGGCGGACACTGCGCTTTACCATGCAAAAAGAATGGGGAAAAACAGAGTTTCAGTGGGTTGA
- a CDS encoding 16S rRNA (uracil(1498)-N(3))-methyltransferase, producing MSVPFFYLAPELWGDTPLLEGQEARHLGQVLRAEPGTEVGLLDGRGRSGIFVVCKVGKKNVQLQRVSETVTPAPHSRAIVALAYSKAVRRGFFMEKAVELGAHGVWLWQGDHSQGKLSAAAEEACLGQMIAGAKQSGNPWLPEVRALSGGVDQLIHLSHTADHRILPWELQDGVHMLTPEMAGQPGLTVYVIGPEGGFSQRELAALEAAHFTAVSLGARVLRCETAATLCLGLHWWGSQLGGKADATQGSGK from the coding sequence ATGAGCGTACCGTTTTTTTATCTGGCCCCTGAACTCTGGGGCGATACACCTCTTCTTGAAGGGCAGGAAGCCCGGCATCTGGGGCAGGTTCTGCGCGCGGAACCCGGCACCGAAGTGGGGCTTCTGGATGGCCGGGGCCGCTCGGGCATATTTGTGGTCTGCAAGGTGGGCAAAAAAAACGTGCAGCTCCAGCGCGTTTCTGAAACTGTCACCCCGGCTCCGCATTCGCGGGCCATTGTGGCGCTGGCCTACAGCAAGGCCGTGCGGCGCGGCTTTTTTATGGAAAAGGCCGTGGAGCTTGGCGCGCATGGCGTATGGCTGTGGCAGGGCGATCACAGCCAGGGCAAACTTTCTGCCGCCGCAGAAGAAGCATGCCTTGGGCAGATGATCGCCGGGGCAAAGCAGAGCGGCAACCCATGGCTGCCAGAAGTACGCGCCCTCTCGGGCGGCGTGGATCAACTCATCCATCTTTCGCACACTGCTGACCACCGTATTCTGCCCTGGGAACTTCAGGACGGCGTGCATATGCTCACCCCGGAAATGGCGGGTCAGCCCGGCCTTACCGTCTACGTGATCGGCCCCGAAGGCGGCTTTTCACAAAGGGAGCTGGCAGCCCTGGAAGCCGCCCACTTTACCGCCGTGAGCCTTGGCGCGCGCGTATTGCGCTGTGAAACCGCCGCAACGCTCTGCCTTGGCCTGCACTGGTGGGGTTCGCAGCTTGGCGGCAAGGCCGATGCCACCCAAGGGAGCGGAAAGTGA
- a CDS encoding glutamate/aspartate ABC transporter substrate-binding protein, giving the protein MALKKSILSALAALLLLTSVQGGQAQAEELTGTLKKIKDTGVIVVGHRESSVPFSYYDLQQNVIGYAQDYSNKVVEAVKKQLNMPNLQVRFVPITSQNRIPLLQNGTFDFECGSTTNNLERQQQVDFSNTFFIIGTRLLVNKDSGIKDFDGLKGKNVAVTSGTTSEKLLNKMNDEKGLAINIISVKDHGDAFRTVESGRAVAFFMDDALLAGERAKAKKPADWIIVGTPQSFEAYGCMVRKGDAQFKKLLDDVIAAEQGNGNAEKSFNRWFMQPIPPKNMNMNFEMSDEMKALFKAPNDKALN; this is encoded by the coding sequence ATGGCGCTGAAGAAATCCATTTTGTCCGCTCTTGCGGCTCTGCTTCTGCTGACCTCTGTTCAGGGCGGCCAGGCGCAGGCAGAGGAACTCACCGGGACCTTGAAAAAAATCAAGGATACTGGCGTGATTGTTGTGGGTCACCGTGAATCTTCCGTGCCTTTTTCCTACTACGATCTTCAGCAGAACGTTATCGGCTACGCACAGGATTATTCCAACAAGGTTGTGGAAGCCGTTAAAAAACAGCTGAACATGCCCAACCTCCAGGTGCGTTTTGTGCCCATCACCTCGCAGAACCGCATTCCCCTGCTGCAGAACGGCACCTTTGATTTCGAGTGTGGCTCGACCACCAATAACCTGGAACGTCAGCAGCAGGTTGACTTCTCCAACACCTTTTTTATCATCGGCACCCGCCTGCTGGTCAACAAAGACTCCGGCATCAAGGACTTTGACGGCCTGAAGGGCAAGAACGTTGCCGTGACCTCCGGCACCACGTCTGAAAAACTGCTGAACAAGATGAATGACGAGAAGGGCCTCGCCATCAACATCATCAGCGTAAAAGACCACGGCGATGCGTTCCGTACAGTGGAATCTGGCCGCGCTGTGGCCTTCTTTATGGATGACGCCCTGCTTGCCGGCGAACGCGCCAAGGCCAAAAAGCCCGCTGACTGGATCATCGTGGGTACCCCGCAGAGCTTTGAAGCCTACGGCTGCATGGTGCGCAAGGGTGATGCCCAGTTCAAGAAGCTGCTCGACGACGTGATCGCTGCGGAACAGGGCAACGGCAATGCCGAAAAGTCCTTTAACCGCTGGTTCATGCAGCCCATTCCGCCCAAGAACATGAACATGAATTTTGAAATGTCTGATGAAATGAAGGCTCTCTTCAAGGCCCCCAACGATAAGGCCCTGAACTGA
- a CDS encoding lysophospholipid acyltransferase family protein — protein MNPFVDGAFEAKFLTGDTYSSQPASAGFFSRMLPSLSFYSRLFLGPVRWLCSRASKGQCDDAAWVYASAWVADLVERMGCPIQIEGMDAIEAVDGPCLFVANHMSTLETFMLPAMIRPRRQVTFVVKKSLTTMPLFGPVMCSRDPIVVGRTNPREDLTAVLNGGLERLKKGISIIVFPQHTRSREFNPQQFNSIGVKLAKKAGVPIVPLALKTDAWGQGKKIKELGPVKPGLTIRYTFASPLTIAGQGKEEQAAICQHIESHLGKWQQQDGINE, from the coding sequence ATGAACCCCTTTGTTGACGGCGCTTTTGAAGCCAAGTTTCTCACGGGCGACACATACAGCAGTCAACCTGCCAGTGCGGGTTTTTTCAGCCGTATGCTGCCCTCGCTCAGCTTTTACAGCCGCCTGTTTCTCGGCCCGGTGCGCTGGCTGTGCTCCAGAGCTTCCAAGGGGCAGTGCGACGATGCCGCCTGGGTATATGCCAGCGCGTGGGTGGCAGACCTTGTGGAGCGCATGGGCTGCCCCATCCAGATTGAGGGCATGGACGCTATTGAAGCTGTGGACGGCCCCTGCCTGTTTGTGGCCAACCACATGAGCACGCTGGAAACATTCATGCTTCCAGCCATGATCCGGCCCCGCCGCCAGGTGACTTTTGTGGTCAAAAAAAGCCTCACCACCATGCCGCTTTTTGGCCCGGTGATGTGCTCGCGCGACCCCATCGTGGTTGGGCGCACAAATCCGCGTGAAGACCTCACAGCAGTACTGAACGGCGGGCTGGAGCGCCTGAAAAAAGGCATTTCGATCATTGTGTTTCCGCAGCACACCCGCTCGCGCGAATTTAATCCTCAGCAGTTCAACTCCATCGGCGTCAAGCTGGCCAAAAAAGCCGGAGTGCCCATTGTGCCGCTGGCCCTCAAGACCGATGCCTGGGGACAGGGCAAAAAAATCAAGGAACTTGGCCCGGTCAAACCCGGCCTGACCATACGCTACACCTTTGCAAGCCCCCTCACCATTGCCGGGCAAGGCAAGGAAGAACAGGCGGCAATATGTCAGCATATTGAAAGCCACCTCGGCAAATGGCAGCAACAGGACGGCATCAACGAGTAG